In the genome of Paralichthys olivaceus isolate ysfri-2021 chromosome 10, ASM2471397v2, whole genome shotgun sequence, the window tatgttccATTCTTACAAGTGCTATTTCAAAACCAgcataaacaacaataaaaagtcCAATGCTTTATACAACTTAGACAATTGTTAAACATCACAGCACCTGCCTGAATAAGAGacttctttatatataaataaatatatgtatgtgtaaacctgatGGACATTAGCGTCTGACTATTAATCTTGAACTTGTTTATGAACGTTTCTGTGACAGCTGTGTTCTACAGTCAGAATGTCTCCACCGGAGTCTGGCATTGTCTCTGAAGTTGGAAGTCAATAACCCAAAGAAGTGAGTTCATGAATCTCATCCTGTGTCATTTAGATTTATTATAAGTTTGTGCCCCTGTTTTTGTCTATCACTCACATGAAACACCtcaacagacagaggagagttGAGGAGTTTCTTATCAGTGCCAGAACAGTGTTCTACTGTACATTCTTTAATtcaaaatttaaatgtattcattagaAAAGCCAACATTTCGTTTTaagtctttcattttttttaagaataCTGCCCAAAATACTTTTGCTGTATTtccttcttgttttctttttagctTGTCTGAGTCTCTACTTAAAGGCCACCAGCCAGGCAGCTTCAACAGAAAGTCGCCTCTGTTCTGGACCGAGggcagaaagagaaactgtACCTCACCCAGACGAGGCAAGCTGCCCCCCCCACAAAGACAGGAACAGGAGAGCAGTGGAGCTGACAGTTATTCGCCTCAAAGCTCCTCTCAAAGCCCCCAACCTTGTCGCAGGCTCAACCTTTCTGCCCATGGCTCAAACTTGGACGTTGGAACTCCAGATGTAGTTATAGAGGAGCTTGTAGATGTGGGAAAACAATGTGGTGGGTTGCCTTTTTTGTTAATCATATCCAAATGATGCCAGTTCCAATCAGAACATTAAATTCCACAGGatggacacagaagagaagccAATTTTGTAAATTTCTCTTGTCTTCCTgcagcccccccacccactGGCCCTGAGCTGGCTAATGACAGAGGGAGAATCCCCAAGAGAAGGAGAAATCTGTTTTTTAGCAACAAGAGAAATGGTAGGGAGCGGCAACAGATTGGGTGCGAATATAAAACAACtcttattatttacttttttcttattattaaaaaacacacttcTTGATGAATGAACATAATAACCCCACATTTCCTTTGTTATTCCCTTTCCCCATCATTGTTCTCTTACCTTCATTTCTAGTCACCCAGTGGGTGGTGGTGACCCACGTTGTGAATCCAAGTCACTTCTATGTGTGCTACTTGGCCGAGAGGAGGGACAGCATGGTCCTGTCCAAGAGGATCAACCAGTTTTGCAGCAGAGAAAATTGCTACTTTACTTCCAGTGATTCAGTGGAGACTGGTGTGTATGTCACTCCTCTAAATGATGCAAACACGTTATTGTCATCGGGTAAAGTCTTCATGCTATTAATGTTGAGCAAGACAAAAAATTATGTGACGTATAGTAAGAAGAAAAATTGTATATAATGGCAACATGAAGTTAGGAGCCTTAAGTGCAAGAGCAAAAGCTAGATATAGATGCAGTGTGTTACAGAAGTTGACGCAACTAACTGATAAGAATTAGAGGTTCTCTAATTGCTGCTGTAtacaaaatcattttatttttctgctccgGGACAACAAATCAACTTAGCAACTTCAGTCCTCTCTTTATCTTTGAGGTTCCCACCAAATCATTAAATGAATGCATCACACAACAGTCGTCTCCTCAGAGTAAAACATACTTTGCATGTGTCTgagcctttttttcctctctgctcctcttcaggCTCTTTGATCTTTGTGAAGTGGAAGGAGGGGCTGTGGTGCCGAGCCAGTGTGGTTGAAATCCTGCAGAGTGGCTGTGTGGAGACCGTGAAAACCTGCAAGGTCACGCGGCTCGCCAATGTCCGAGTCTTCTTCCTTGAAAAtggcctcactgaaaatatcacCATAAAGAGGTACAGACACAAATAGATTGGTATACACTTTGTGTTTCCAACGTTTTCTGAAAGCATCTATTTCTATAGAgcttttatatatttcagtttCCCTACTAATTCACTTATTTGTTTGTAAAGAATCTTCTGCTCAACTTATATCAAATACATCCTCCAATCTTCTGTTGCACCTTTTCAGAGAGGAGGGGGCTCCTGAGTCTTCACTGAACACTGTGAACAATCACCTGAGGAAGGTGGTTGAGGCAGTAAATGTGGCACTGGGTTGCTTTGCTCCTCAGGCCATCAGATGTTCTCTCAAGGACCTGGTCCCGTATGACCTGGTAAGATAACTGAGATGTGTTTGATCAGATCATTTCCATTTTCCCTCTCAGATGCAAAACTGATGATGTTTTCTTATGTCGTGGAGATGAAGATAAGGAAAAGTGCCTGTTTgtgttaaattatatttttctttacaaaaagcagcagcagcagcagtaggaggcgtgttcactgtgtgtgtgtttgttcgtgtAGACAAAAGGCTGGAGCAAAGAGGCTGAGGTGGAATTCCGCAATGTGGTTGGCTTTGCTGCCGTGGAGATGAGGCCTTTGGGTCAGGACAGAGACGCTCTGTTGGTGGACCTGAGGAAAGTGCCCATGGACCAGCCCAATGACACGCCCATCTCTGTCAGAGAGTaccttgtttttattgaagtGGCCAGGTGCTCACCTACAAGTTACCTGAACAGATTCAGAGTCAAATTCAGACTTTTTGAATATCAAGCCTGACTATAGAAGTGTTCTTACTTTTGCTGTGCTCTTTCAAACCTGCCGATAGGTTTTACTGTCCAGTGACGTTGAGCAGGAGACCCCTGCTCTTCTACCCTCCCGTCTATCCCACAAGCAACACAGCGCTCAATGCCGTGGTGTCCCACATCAACAACCCTGGTGACTTCTACATCCAGCTGGTACTGAATATACACAGCGAAATAAACATACATGCACTGTCACTATCTTGTGGGTTCAGAAGAGAAAATATGTTTAGTCTTTTAAGGAGATTCTGCCCTTCGCTCTGACCAGGTTGACAACATGGAGTCCCTGTTACTGTCCGACAAGCTCCAGGATTGTTACAATGCGACATCAGTGGCTGGACAAGATGACCTCAACATCTACTGCCCTTCGATAGGACAGGCCTGCGTAGCCCGCTATGATGACAAGTTGTGGTACAGAGCTCAAGTCATGGGTGAGGGTTCATGTATGCGCATGTTACACTTTGATTAGAAGTATTTCTCATCAGTGTATTTTATGTTCATGAAAGTTTAACCAGAGGGTCCATTGAATGAAGCCTGGTTTTGTCATGTCTATACGAGGGTTGTCCCAAATTTGTTTGGGTGAATTTGAATtataaagaaacatttattattattttaatacagATGTGCATTTCCCAGCTGAAATCAGCTCTTGTAGTTAAATGTGTTGGATGCAGGAGACGTGAGGTGTTTACATTACATCATACAAGATTTACATTCTCTACGAGGTGGGCGACTTCAAGTCAATATCACAGttatttcaaacttttgctttgattatgaatgtgtgtgtgtgtaggtcatCCAGGGGCCAGAAATGTAGAAGTGCTGTTTGTAGACTTTGGCAATATCCAAATATTGTCAGTCAGCGACTTGAGGAGGATCAAGGATGAGTTCTTTGCTCTTCCCTCCATGGTGAGAACATTGATTAGTTCTTGTATCTTTACAGTTACACTCTGATTCCCACTGTAATGTCTTAACTTACACTTCATATAGTTTTCTAAAAGCCAGTTTGCATTATAGTATAATAAGATATTGACATTTTGAAATCATACGCacattacacattttatttttacacttgcCAATCTTGCAGAGCGATGCGATTTAAGTCAACAGGAAGTGTCTCTTGTGCTGTCCAGGCAATCCACTGCTGTTTGTCAGGTGTGATTCCTCTTGACGGAGAAAACTGGAGCGACGCCTGCACCAACAGATTCATCAGCCTGGCTCACGAGAAACTGGTCACTATTGTGTCTACAGGTGCTGCTCGCACAGTTTGGGGCGTAaatttatttgttctttaaaaagAGGATCAGAAGTCTGAAtgagtgtctgtgtcttttattcttttgtatGTTCAGGTAGAAAACGCAAAACTGAACCTCTGTCGGTAAAACTGTTTGTGTCCAGCCTGAACGGGCCTGAAACCGACATTGCccagcagctgatcactgaggAGCTGGCCAGCTTCAAAGAAGAGTAAGATTTAACCGTGTCTTCTATCTGTTGTATTTCTAAGAGTTAAAAAagacataataaataataataaataacctCATATGGATTTTAATTGATATTTCTACACAGTTAATAAAACAAGTTGTATGTTGAAGAGCCACATCTGAGGAAGAGCTTAGCCAAATAAGAGCTAAGAGCTTTTTTAGAATGAGATGATTGAAGGAGGGAAAAGCTTGGTGTCTGATTGGAATTGAAACATGCAGATATTCAGCGTAGgaatcaaaatttaaaaagaatgGTATCAAGCCATCCCTATTTAATTTCATCTTTTACTTGTGTACtcgttttagtttttttgcactgcccccctctgtctcctccaacTCTTCCCCCCCAGATACAAATCCAAACACTCCAGTTCCCCTGGTGATGACTCCGCCATATGGGACCCTCCACTTGAGCACGGTTCGGCCACAGAGGGCATTGAGTCCCCAGAACAGAAAGACGAGGAGCTGTTAGAGTTTCAGCCTCAGCTGAAGCTCCCTGCTGAACTCAAAGACCTGAAGGTGAAAGTCACCCACGTCAACTCACCGAGCAGCTTCTACGTGCAGCTCACTCAGAACGACTCTCAGCTCAAAAGGTCAGCACTTAAAAcaatgatttgtgttttctttttcatttataataaagaTTTCTGGTAAACTACAAAATATCAAGCCTCTTatcacttatttattttataagggtttgataacgtTCAGATATTGGTATCAGCATCGGCCTCAAACATCCCCATCCGTTGGACGcttatatgtttgtgttttacagggTTTGCGAGCTACTGAAGCAGGAGTGTGCCTGCACAGAGCCACAAGATGAGGTGTGGAAGGCAGACATGTCCTGTGCTGCTCACATTAACGGGGTTTGGGAGAGAGGACAGATCTGCTCTGACATCACATCGAGCAACGTTGCAGAGGTAAAATAACCTATACCTAGTGTTTGGCTTCTATTACATCTTTTACAGCAGCTTAACCACTGAATCAGTTTCAGTCCGTTTTAATATTTCTGACCTTGTTCGATGAGACtgtgttttatcttgttttgcttcattttgcacaaatatacagtatttacagaTTTGTGTTTCCATCATTAACTTAAATCATTTACTGTGTAATCATTTATTATCACTTAAAGCTTGTTTGAACAAGTTGCAGTGATTCATTTTCCTGGTTCACTCCGGCTGCTTGTTACCAGGTGATTCGCTGTGACCATGGCAACAGGGAGAAAGTCCACATAAGCAACCTGCGACCTCTTCCATCCGCTCTGATGGGCTCTCTGGCGCTGGAGTGTGCTCTCACTGATAttaggtaacacacacactcaaacgtAGTTTTGTTTTgggaaatatttttgttttgggtCATAGTTCACTTTTTCCTCATCAAGATATTTCGTCTCTCCTTTTCCTGTTTCAGGCCAGCAGGAGGCCGATCCACCTGGACGGCTACAGCCTCCGACTTATTTGCCTACTACTTGACGGGAGCCTCAGCCGTTATGACAATCAAGGTCtttccctccgtctctcccttcatctctttcaCCTCTTCCTTTTGTTCAAGTGCCaacaacatttcttttatctACATACTGTAGTTTGTAAAGATCTCTCCCTGTGTTTATCACACACACTTCTTGTCTTTGTTACTGTAGTGACCTAGTTTTACTGTGTCTGTCCTTGTTTTATATCCAGGAGTTGACAGATGAGCGTCCTTTACCCGTCGTCCTCTTCTGCTCCAACAAGACGGGACAGTTGATCAGCATTGCAGAGTTTCTGGCCAACGAGGGCCTCGCCCTCAGAAAGAGGAAACCAAGGTCTGTGCGTGCCACAAGCATGGAAGTGTTTGTGACTACAGTTCTTTATTAATATAAACAACCTTTGCTTTCTGTTTTCCATATAAAGTATATTTGTATGAGGTTTTATTGAAccttatacatatatttttaagaATCAGTACTTTGTGCCAGTATTAAGTGACTGatagtttttagttttaataatGCCTGTCTAATTCAGAGTGTGTTTTCTTGCAGAGATGATCTTGTTCAGAAACCAACAGAAACTGATTCACAGTCTCCAGTGAGCGAGACACAAACTCAAGTCTCTGAATGCGAGAAAAAAAGTACAActagtcctcctcctccagcgcCTCCTCTCGATCCTTTACCCGACTCCCTCGTCTCCGCTCGCATCCCTCCGAAACCAGCCCCCCGCACCATCATGTCTGCTGAGAAggtgattacacacacacacacacacacacacacacacacacaaactttaatGCAAATCCTGTGAAATATGAAGCAGTTCATGTGAGTAAATTAGTTATATTAGAAAATTAACAGCCCACAGTATTACTTTATGGTTCTGGTTGtgatgtgcatttgtgtatgtgcgtgAACAGGTGAAGACTCCGTTGTACGACCCCCCAGAGCTGCCATGTGTGGGTCACATCCAGATAAGTGTGTCCACCATCGGAGAGGACGGTCTCATTTACACCAGAACACAAAATGCAGGTGCACATCGGAGTAAATCTTCATTTTGTGGATTCtgaaaatacaatacaacatgatattttattatagcataaacagagagtgtgtgtgtgtgtgtgtgtcagagtgtcaGTTGGAGCAGC includes:
- the rnf17 gene encoding RING finger protein 17 isoform X2; the protein is MDTREKASAVTCNSCGEVFSLPEDHTDGNLPRTLLCGHIFCTACLLSIQCDGVIRCPECEVDSTLPEGGVYYLPEDSRIIGLIYTAKMNKMKSLQCDRSKNRKRIKPMLSTDLDGNTEQPDDIKKIERTVDEALVQAADNLAQLKHIHETLTAGQAEQVKREKARLAMEIKQVADKAMHAIHKWRDVQLNHLSKLEAPSSTSQAGVCRVQERIKALEIAMKMAREILETLKAPVDKQTFDMKTITMDSGVSCVLQSECLHRSLALSLKLEVNNPKNLSESLLKGHQPGSFNRKSPLFWTEGRKRNCTSPRRGKLPPPQRQEQESSGADSYSPQSSSQSPQPCRRLNLSAHGSNLDVGTPDVVIEELVDVGKQCAPPPTGPELANDRGRIPKRRRNLFFSNKRNVTQWVVVTHVVNPSHFYVCYLAERRDSMVLSKRINQFCSRENCYFTSSDSVETGSLIFVKWKEGLWCRASVVEILQSGCVETVKTCKVTRLANVRVFFLENGLTENITIKREEGAPESSLNTVNNHLRKVVEAVNVALGCFAPQAIRCSLKDLVPYDLTKGWSKEAEVEFRNVVGFAAVEMRPLGQDRDALLVDLRKVPMDQPNDTPISVREYLVFIEVARFYCPVTLSRRPLLFYPPVYPTSNTALNAVVSHINNPGDFYIQLVDNMESLLLSDKLQDCYNATSVAGQDDLNIYCPSIGQACVARYDDKLWYRAQVMGHPGARNVEVLFVDFGNIQILSVSDLRRIKDEFFALPSMAIHCCLSGVIPLDGENWSDACTNRFISLAHEKLVTIVSTGRKRKTEPLSVKLFVSSLNGPETDIAQQLITEELASFKEEYKSKHSSSPGDDSAIWDPPLEHGSATEGIESPEQKDEELLEFQPQLKLPAELKDLKVKVTHVNSPSSFYVQLTQNDSQLKRVCELLKQECACTEPQDEVWKADMSCAAHINGVWERGQICSDITSSNVAEVIRCDHGNREKVHISNLRPLPSALMGSLALECALTDIRPAGGRSTWTATASDLFAYYLTGASAVMTIKELTDERPLPVVLFCSNKTGQLISIAEFLANEGLALRKRKPRDDLVQKPTETDSQSPVSETQTQVSECEKKSTTSPPPPAPPLDPLPDSLVSARIPPKPAPRTIMSAEKVKTPLYDPPELPCVGHIQISVSTIGEDGLIYTRTQNAECQLEQLKERIQQSMKTLPRQKPYTWKSVRGCAVFGPDMSWCRGQLLEVLGGHVKVQYVDFGHVENIPVVHVYPMLLCEDVPQLSMPCLLHGISPIGGKWQPDAVALLRELLLNRCVDMHIMELPSDPREPLTVEIFLDGLSLGRILCHHGHASMEETVSEQKGPSVTSPAVFLDDWDLDTEGLKGPEEPMLGSFVNPHLPQKGERFQVRVKHLRTPSEVFLWPLEGTAEVEVDGEKLDEALTRINENVTSLQRLTNFSQGAPCLAEYSDGKFYRAKLKNFTTVEPLVIMIQHVDYGSEDALPVSKLRQMPAELLKFPMKALRVKVAGFKPPSVNREEKVLPYSPSWSVKAALDMIDLLHNITASVVAYDPELTVLLYNKDGELVHLPLVSSGLAELE
- the rnf17 gene encoding RING finger protein 17 isoform X1, whose translation is MDTREKASAVTCNSCGEVFSLPEDHTDGNLPRTLLCGHIFCTACLLSIQCDGVIRCPECEVDSTLPEGGVYYLPEDSRIIGLIYTAKMNKMKSLQCDRSKNRKRIKPMLSTDLDGNTEQPDDIKKIERTVDEALVQAADNLAQLKHIHETLTAGQAEQVKREKARLAMEIKQVADKAMHAIHKWRDVQLNHLSKLEAPSSTSQAGVCRVQERIKALEIAMKMAREVRRIPFLGQYCILDNILETLKAPVDKQTFDMKTITMDSGVSCVLQSECLHRSLALSLKLEVNNPKNLSESLLKGHQPGSFNRKSPLFWTEGRKRNCTSPRRGKLPPPQRQEQESSGADSYSPQSSSQSPQPCRRLNLSAHGSNLDVGTPDVVIEELVDVGKQCAPPPTGPELANDRGRIPKRRRNLFFSNKRNVTQWVVVTHVVNPSHFYVCYLAERRDSMVLSKRINQFCSRENCYFTSSDSVETGSLIFVKWKEGLWCRASVVEILQSGCVETVKTCKVTRLANVRVFFLENGLTENITIKREEGAPESSLNTVNNHLRKVVEAVNVALGCFAPQAIRCSLKDLVPYDLTKGWSKEAEVEFRNVVGFAAVEMRPLGQDRDALLVDLRKVPMDQPNDTPISVREYLVFIEVARFYCPVTLSRRPLLFYPPVYPTSNTALNAVVSHINNPGDFYIQLVDNMESLLLSDKLQDCYNATSVAGQDDLNIYCPSIGQACVARYDDKLWYRAQVMGHPGARNVEVLFVDFGNIQILSVSDLRRIKDEFFALPSMAIHCCLSGVIPLDGENWSDACTNRFISLAHEKLVTIVSTGRKRKTEPLSVKLFVSSLNGPETDIAQQLITEELASFKEEYKSKHSSSPGDDSAIWDPPLEHGSATEGIESPEQKDEELLEFQPQLKLPAELKDLKVKVTHVNSPSSFYVQLTQNDSQLKRVCELLKQECACTEPQDEVWKADMSCAAHINGVWERGQICSDITSSNVAEVIRCDHGNREKVHISNLRPLPSALMGSLALECALTDIRPAGGRSTWTATASDLFAYYLTGASAVMTIKELTDERPLPVVLFCSNKTGQLISIAEFLANEGLALRKRKPRDDLVQKPTETDSQSPVSETQTQVSECEKKSTTSPPPPAPPLDPLPDSLVSARIPPKPAPRTIMSAEKVKTPLYDPPELPCVGHIQISVSTIGEDGLIYTRTQNAECQLEQLKERIQQSMKTLPRQKPYTWKSVRGCAVFGPDMSWCRGQLLEVLGGHVKVQYVDFGHVENIPVVHVYPMLLCEDVPQLSMPCLLHGISPIGGKWQPDAVALLRELLLNRCVDMHIMELPSDPREPLTVEIFLDGLSLGRILCHHGHASMEETVSEQKGPSVTSPAVFLDDWDLDTEGLKGPEEPMLGSFVNPHLPQKGERFQVRVKHLRTPSEVFLWPLEGTAEVEVDGEKLDEALTRINENVTSLQRLTNFSQGAPCLAEYSDGKFYRAKLKNFTTVEPLVIMIQHVDYGSEDALPVSKLRQMPAELLKFPMKALRVKVAGFKPPSVNREEKVLPYSPSWSVKAALDMIDLLHNITASVVAYDPELTVLLYNKDGELVHLPLVSSGLAELE